One Engystomops pustulosus chromosome 11, aEngPut4.maternal, whole genome shotgun sequence DNA window includes the following coding sequences:
- the LOC140105457 gene encoding olfactory receptor 5V1-like, which translates to MFNITGFIIEGFADISELYIPLFMIFLLIYFTIISANLTIVVVIWKNPHLHTPMYIFLVNLSFIDISLTTNILPKLLAMLCTGTKTISFLGCITQMYLYVSLFVSEIILLGFMAYDRYVAICHPLRYVVLMPLKKSSMLSIISWFGGFVDPIGHTLLISRMSFCSFHVIDHFFCDIIPLLLLSCTDISKVQLLNYIEGTFLGIGMCLLTVISYIFIIGTIMKLKSSESRRKAFSTCTAHLTCVIVFYGTLICLYIRPSSSYSPKQDKYFSLLNLVFVPLLNPIIYSLKNEDIKKVLIG; encoded by the coding sequence ATGTTTAATATCACAGGATTCATCATCGAGGGCTTTGCTGATATTTCTGAGCtttatattcctttatttatgatatttttattaatttactttACCATCATCTCAGCAAACCTGACTATTGTTGTTGTTATATGGAAGAATCCTCATCTTCATACTcccatgtatatatttttagtaAATCTATCATTTATTGACATTTCTTTAACCACAAATATTTTACCTAAATTATTAGCTATGCTTTGTACGGGGACAAAGACAATCTCATTTCTAGGCTGCATAACACAAATGTATCTATATGTGTCCCTCTTTGTTAGTGAGATCATCCTGTTGGGTTTCATGGCCTATGACCGATACGTCGCCATCTGTCATCCCCTCCGTTATGTTGTTCTGATGCCTTTAAAAAAATCTTCCATGTTATCTATCATTTCATGGTTCGGTGGATTTGTGGACCCCATTGGTCATACCTTACTGATTTCAAGGATGTCCTTTTGTTCATTTCATGTAATTGACCATTTTTTCTGTGATATTATCCCCTTATTACTCCTCTCTTGTACAGATATATCTAAGGTACAACTGTTAAACTACATTGAAGGGACCTTTCTAGGTATTGGGATGTGTCTACTTACTGTAAtatcatatatttttattatcGGCACAATAATGAAGCTTAAATCTAGTGAAAGCCGACGTAAAGCATTTTCCACCTGCACTGCCCACCTGACTTGTGTCATTGTCTTTTATGGGACATTGATCTGCTTATATATTAGGCCTTCATCAAGTTATTCACCAAAACAGGACAAGTATTTTTCTCTATTAAATCTTGTCTTTGTTCCATTGTTAAATCCTATTATTTACAGCCTCAAAAATGAAGATATTAAAAAAGTTCTGATTGGGTAA